Part of the Candidatus Dadabacteria bacterium genome, GCCCCGCCCGCAATGGCCGCAAATGCGGCAAAAACCGTTAAAAAAATTCTCATCATTTTTCTCTCCTCCTGTTGACAAAAAGATGTTACATTATAACATAACAATTGCGGGAGGCAAAAAAACATTGAACCGGTGTGAAAATCACGGCGACTGCGTAAGGCAGATAGTAACTTTTGCGGAAGACCTTTGCCGGGAGAGGGGGCTTCGCCTCACCCCGCTCCGCCGCCGCGTGCTTGAGATAGTTTCCGGCGGCCACCGCCCCGTGAAGGCGTATACAATCCTTGACGCCATTTCAGACTCCGCCCGCCCGCCGACCGTTTACCGCGCCCTTGATTTCCTTATGGAAAACGGCCTTGTTCACAAACTTCACTCTTTGTCCTCCTACTTTGCGTGCTTTCATCCGGCGAGCCGCCACCCGGACTGTTTTTTCCTTACCTGCTCGGCGTGCGGCGGCGCGGCGGAGTTTTGCGCGGACGGGATCAGGGAAACCATGGATGATGCGGCGCGCGGCGCGGGTTTCAGTAAATCGGGCGCGGTTGTTGAAATTACGGGAATCTGCCGGGAATGCGCGCGGGGATAATTTTTTGAGCGAAACACTGTTGAAAGCGGAAGGGGTTTCCGTGCGGCGCGGCGGCGCGGACATTCTCACGAACATCAACCTTGAGGTCAGGGAGGGGGATTTTATCTCCGTTGTGGGTCCCAACGGGGCGGGAAAGACCACCCTGATAAAGGTTCTGGCGGGCGTCATACGCCCCGACCGGGGTTCGTGCGCGCGCAAGCGCGGGCTTAAGATCGGCTATGTGCCGCAGAGTCTTGACAATACGGGCTACATGCCCATTTCGGCGGGCGATTTCATAAAACTCCGGCGCAACGCCCCTGCGGAGGAATTTCAATCCGTGTGCCGGGAGACGGGCATAGAGGGGATTTTGCGCAGTCCGCTGGGGGGGCTTTCCGGCGGCGAGACGCAGCGCGTTCTTCTTGCGCGCGCATTGCTCGGCGCGCCCGACCTGCTCATTTTAGACGAGCCCGCGCAGAATCTTGATGTTTCGGGGCAACTTGAACTTTACGGCGTTCTGGAGGCCGCCCGCGCCCGGCGGGAGGCGGCGGTTCTGATGGTGTCTCACGACCTTCACATGGTTATGTCGTCAACAAAAAAGGTGATCTGCCTCTACCGGCATATATGCTGCGAGGGAGAGCCGAGCAGTGTGGCGAAAGACCCGGAGTTTGTTTCCGTTTTCGGAACGGAAACGGCGCGCCTGCTGTCGGTTTACGCGCATGAGCACAAGCACACCCACAGCCCGGAGGGCGGACGGTGACGGGGCTGCTTGCGGAAGATTTTGTCGTGCGCGGGCTGCTTGCGGGCGTTGCGGCGGCGGTGGGTTGCGGCGCGCTCGGCTGCTTTGTGGTCTGGAGGCGCATGGCATATTTCGGAGACTCTCTGGCGCATGCGACACTTGCCGGGATACCTCTGGGGCTTGCTCTGGGGATTGGGGAGAGTTACGGCATTTTCATAGTCGCGGTGGTGTTTGCCGCCGTGTTTATGAAGCTTTACGCGAACGGGAGGTTTGCGGAGGACACGGCTCTGGGTATTATAGCGCACTCGTTTCTCGCCGCCGGTGTTGTGGCGGTTTCCCTTGCGGAGATGACGGTTGTGGGCTTGCACCATATCTTGTTCGGCGACATTCTGACGGTTACCACGGGCGACATAGCGGGGATAGCGCTGTGCTCCGTGTTTACGATTGCGGTTCTTGCCGCCCGGTGGGATTCGTTTGTTCTTCTCACAATCAGCGAGGATATGACAAAGGCGGAGGGCTCAAACACCGCCGCGCTCGGCTTTGCGCTGATGCTGCTTATGGCTCTGGTCATAGCGGTTTCGTTCAAGGTGGTGGGAGTTCTGCTGATAACCTCAATGCTGATAATACCCGCCGCCGCCGCGCGGACGGTGTCGCGCTCACCGGCGATGATGGCGGCGGTGTCGTGTCTGCTCGGAGCCGCCTCGGTTGTTCTTGGCATTTACTGCTCATGGCGGTTTGACACGCCGTCCGGCCCCTCAATTGTTACCGTTTCGGCGGGGCTTTTCGTTCTGCTTTTCGCTGTTACGGCATTAAAAAGGAAAAACTTTTCACGGGAGGATTGAAACAATGTTTTTCAAAATCAAAACGGCTTTTGTCGTTTTTCTTGCGCTTGCGGCGCTGGCGTTTTCGCCTGCGGCGGGGGCGGTCAGTCTCGCGGGGCATGCCCACGGCGAGTTCTTTGTGGACAGGGTGACGGATTCGCCCGAACCGGACGGAAAGGTTTACGAGGGCTACTCGTTTCACAGCCATCTGGGTCTTGAACTGTCGCTGTTGCGGGGGTTTTCCGTAACCGCCGAACTGGGGCTTGAAGGAGAGCCGAGCGGGCATCACCATCACGAAGAGGAAGAAGGGGAAGGAGAGGAAGAGGAGGAAGAGAGTCACGGCGCCCCGGCTTTTGTTGTCTCCCACAACCTTTCGGTTGACCGTCTCGCGCTGAACTGGAGGTATGCCTCCGGGATAGCGGCGCACACCATTTCAGCCGGGAAGATCATTCCCGTGGTCGCCTTGAACCCGCACATTTTCCCCGGCATTTACGGCGGCAGGGCGGTTCACGACTACGAGGACGAGATGAAAAACAAAATGGGGCTTGCCTACGGCCTTGCTCTGAAAGCGGGCGGCTACGGCTCGCACACTTTTGATGTCGCGGCGTTTGCCGCAGACACGACCGTCCTCGGCTTTGACCATGAATCCCCCCGCCTGCGCTTGCGCAAAAGAGACGGCGGACTTTCCAACACGGGAGACCTGTCGTCTTTCGCACTCTCGCTGAGCGGCGGGGACTTTTTCTCTCTCAGGGACGGATTTTTTGCGAACTTGATTGAGGGGATGAGCTACCGCTTTGGTTTCGCAAGGCAGGCAAAGGGCTCTGCGGACACGGACGGAAAGGATGAGACAAGGTTCTCCGTCTCGCTTCGCAACACCAGGGGGATAACGGAAAACCTGTCCGTCAGAACTGTGAGTGAATACATGATTCTGAACAACTACAGGAGGGAGGAAGAGGTGTTTGACCGTCGGCAGAGCACCACTTCGGTTGCCTTTGTCTGGCGCGACAACTGGACTCTTGCGGGCACTCATGCGTTTGTCTCCAACACGGGAGAGCCGGATGACTCGTTCACAAGTTTTTCCCTCTCCCGCTCATTCGGCGCGGCAAAGGTCGGCCTCGGCTACCTGAGGCAAAAAGTGGAAGGCGAAAAAGCGGCGCGCGCGGGGCTGCTTTTCAGCTATGCGGGCGATTTTTCAATCGGGAGCGCAATGGGCGGGCATGACCACCATCACCACTGAACGCCCGGCGTCAGATAAAGCGCGTTATCAGAAAGGCGAAGAAAAACCCCGCCAGATAAACCGCCGCTGAAAAAATGACCAGCGCAAGGCTCAAACGCCTGAGTTTCATGCACATTTGCGCCGCCCGCGGGTCGGCGGGGCACGGGGCGTTTCTCCGCCGGTAGAGGGCCGCCGCCGCAACGGCGAGCATCGCCCCCGCAATGGCAAACACCCAAACCTTGTGTTCCGAAAGCCACACGACTTCCGGAAACGCGCTTACAAGCCCCGCCGTTACCGCCC contains:
- a CDS encoding metal ABC transporter permease, whose amino-acid sequence is MTGLLAEDFVVRGLLAGVAAAVGCGALGCFVVWRRMAYFGDSLAHATLAGIPLGLALGIGESYGIFIVAVVFAAVFMKLYANGRFAEDTALGIIAHSFLAAGVVAVSLAEMTVVGLHHILFGDILTVTTGDIAGIALCSVFTIAVLAARWDSFVLLTISEDMTKAEGSNTAALGFALMLLMALVIAVSFKVVGVLLITSMLIIPAAAARTVSRSPAMMAAVSCLLGAASVVLGIYCSWRFDTPSGPSIVTVSAGLFVLLFAVTALKRKNFSRED
- a CDS encoding ATP-binding cassette domain-containing protein is translated as MSETLLKAEGVSVRRGGADILTNINLEVREGDFISVVGPNGAGKTTLIKVLAGVIRPDRGSCARKRGLKIGYVPQSLDNTGYMPISAGDFIKLRRNAPAEEFQSVCRETGIEGILRSPLGGLSGGETQRVLLARALLGAPDLLILDEPAQNLDVSGQLELYGVLEAARARREAAVLMVSHDLHMVMSSTKKVICLYRHICCEGEPSSVAKDPEFVSVFGTETARLLSVYAHEHKHTHSPEGGR
- a CDS encoding transcriptional repressor, which gives rise to MNRCENHGDCVRQIVTFAEDLCRERGLRLTPLRRRVLEIVSGGHRPVKAYTILDAISDSARPPTVYRALDFLMENGLVHKLHSLSSYFACFHPASRHPDCFFLTCSACGGAAEFCADGIRETMDDAARGAGFSKSGAVVEITGICRECARG